Below is a genomic region from Actinomadura sp. NAK00032.
CTGCCATGCAGACCAAAGCCGGCATGGATCGCAGGTATGTGCCCCTGCGCCAGGGTGCCTCGCCAGCACCGGCCAGGCCCTCGCCTCAGACTCGTCGAAGGCCGCGTTGGCCAAATCGGACATGGTTTGGTCGCAAATTCACAGCCCCACGCCCGGTCGCGCCGCCACCATGATCCCGGAGACACCCCTCGGCCCCGCTACCCGACCACGCCCGGCCCAGGTCACAGGAGTGGCAGACCCACGCCCGCGACCACCGCGCCCCACCCGCAGGTGACGTCCACTGGAGTGGTGTAAGAGTTGATCTTCGCGTGATCCTGTTTCTGCAGGTTAAGCGGTGAGTTCCTGCTGCTCGGTAGCGGGGTCGGGTGTGGTGCCGTCGATGACGCGCAGCCGGGCTTTGGCGAGGCATTCCGGGCCCATGTAGCGGCGGGCCTCGGTCCATTCGTCGGTCTGCTCCATCAGCACCGCGCCGACCAGGCGGACGATCGCGGCCCGGTCGGGGAAGATCCCGACCACGTCGGTGCGCCTGCGGATCTCCTTGTTCAGGCGCTCCTGCGGGTTGTTGGACCAGATCTGCCGCCAGAGCTGGCGCGGGAAGCCGGTGAAGGCCAGCAGATCGGGTCTGGCCTGGTCCAGGTGCTCGGCCGCGTCGGGGTGCTTGGCCTCCAGCGAGGCGACGACCCGTGCGTGCTGGGCATGGACCTCCTCGGCGGCGGGCTGGTCGAAGATGGTCCGCACCAGCGTCGCCACCCACGGCTGCGCCGACTTGGGCACCCTGGTCAGCAGGTTGCGCAGGTAATGCGTCCGGCACCGCTGCCAGCCCGCGCCCGGCAGCGTCGACCCGATCGCCTCGACCAGGCCCCGATGCGCATCGGAGATCACCATCTGGACGCCCGACAGGCCGCGCGCGACGAGCCCGCGCAGGAAGGCGAGCCAGCCGGCTCCGTCCTCGGCCGAAGTGACCTCGACCCCGAGGATCTCGCGGTGCCCGTCGGCGTTGACCCCGGTGGCCACCAGCACATGCACGTTCACGATCCGGCCGCCCTCACGGACCTTCTGAGTCAGGGCGTCCACCCACACGAACGCATACGGGCCGCTCTCCAACGGCCGGTTCCGGAACGCCGCCACCTGCGCGTCCAGCACCTTGGACATCTCCGACACCTGGCTTTTGGAGATGCCCTTGATGCCCATTTGCTCCACCAGCTTGTCCACCCTGCGCGTCGACACCCCCAGGAGATAGGAGGTGGCCACCACCGAGACCAGGGCCTGCTCGGCCCGGCGACGCCGCTCCAGCAGCCACTCGGGGAAGTAGGACCCCGACCGCAGCTTCGGGATCGCCAACTCCACGGTGCCGGCGCGGGTGTCCCAGTCCCGGACCCGGTAGCCGTTGCGGCGGTTCACCCGGTCCTCTGAGCGGGTCCCGTAGTCGGCGCCGCAGACCGCGTCCGCCTCCGCCGACATGAGGGCCTCGGCCATCGTCTTGACCATCGACCGCAACACATCGGGCTCACACACCCCGATCTGCTCGGCCAGCCACCCCGCAGGGTCCACACTGTTGTCCACGGCCATCGCGTTCCTCTCCTTCTGATCTTGGTCGATTCGAAGGATCACGCGATGGCCGTCTCACGTCACGACGCCACGCCCTCTGACCAGGTCAAACTCATACACCACCTCCGTGGACGCAACCCCCCCGCACGGCTCTGCAGCCGCCCCCGGCTAGTCACCCACCACGCTCGAACAGGGCCGCCACGGGTTCACAGGCGCGAGCACCCGCCCACCTATCACCCCGCCCGCACGGCTCGAGGCCCGGTCACTCAGACTGGCCGGGCCCTATCCACTCAGACTGGCCGAGGACCATGCTGGCCGAAGGCGGTGTGACCGCACCGCAAGCCCAGAACCCCAGGCTCTCGGACGCGGCCCCTCCAACCACCACCACGGGTCAGGAGACGCTCACCCCGACCGCCCACGGCGCTCCCGGGTCACAAGATCAGCAGGCCGACGCTCGGTCGTCGTCGTCCCAACGGCACGGGCGTGCGACCGTCCATCCAGTTAGGGCTCGTCCGGGGGAGTTAGCGGTGTTCAGCGTCTGGCGTCACGGCGTCGAACAGGGCCCAACCGTCCACTTCGACTGTTCCGACAGTGGGCCACAGCCCACTGGCTATGGCCTCCTCCATCAGTGCACGAACGGTGCTGGGCTTGTGGAGGTTCAGATACGCCCGGTCCGGTAGGCGCATCGCCGCGCCCTCATCGAAGTGACCATCAGCGATGACCCGGTCGTGTTGCGGCCTGAACACCAGACGTAGACGGCCCGACTCTCCTCGGCGCCACAGCGTCACCGTGCTGCTGCACCCGGGGTAGCCTCGCGCCCGGTCGTGCCGATGCGCGAAACACCAGCCGTAGACCGCTCTGCCCACCACCGAGCGGCGGACCCTGCGTCTGCTCGCCACAGCGGCACTCTAATCACCCGCTGTACTGGGGGAGGCCACGCGCCAGGCCCGCGTCCACACCCCCACACGCGGACGCCCCACCACAAGCCCGGAGACGCGCCCGCCCTGGCCGCCCACCGCGCTCGTCCTAGAAGGCACGTGATCGGCCAGGCCTGCGCCGGCGTCCTGCCGGCACGGCCCTGAAGACCCACCCCGGTTGTCCGCCGCCGTTGCTGAATGTCGGCGACGTTTGCGGAGCGAGGCGGCCGGTGGTTGCTGGAGCCCGTGTATTGCGTTTCTGTCTTTGATGGACACGATCAGTTGCCTGGGTGTCCGCCGTGCTGGGGCATCGCGGGGCTCCCGTAGGGACGCGCGGCGCCGGTTGCCCCGCCGACAGGGTCCGTCCCACCAGTTTGGTTCCTGCTGCCTTGGTCGGAGGCCGTTCATGCGGTCGGCGGGGTGGTGGGGTGGGCTGTTATTGGGTCTGGTCGGTTGGGCGGATGAGGATCTCGTTGACCGCGACGTGTTCAGGCTGCGTGAGTGCGTACACGACGGCGTTGGCTATGTCTTCGGGTTGGAGTGTGCGCATGGCCGAGGCCATCTGCTGGGCGGTTGCTCGGCTTGCCGGGTCGGAGATGTGGTCGGCCAGTTCGGTGGAGACGAAGCCCGGTTCCACCAGGACCACGCGCACGCCCTGGGTGGTGACTTCCTGCCGGAGTGCCTCGGAGAAGGCGTTGACGCCGAACTTCGTCGCGGCGTAGACGCCGCCGCCCGCTGATGCGATCCGTCCTGACGTCGAGGAGACCTGGAGGACGGTGCCCTTGCTCTCCAGGAGGTGCGGCAGGGCCGCGTGGACCGCGTACATCGAGCCGAGCAGGTTCGTTTCGACCATGCGGGTCCATTCGGTGGTGTCGGCGCCCGCGATCGGGCCGCTGAGCATCACCCCGGCGTTGTTCACCAGGACGTCCAGGCCGCCGAAGTGTTCGACGGTCGCGGCGACCGCGGCCTGCACTGACCGTTGGTCCGTCACGTCCAGGTCGAGGGGGAGCACCTCGCCCGGTGCCTTGTCCGCCAGGGCCGTCAGGCGGTCGGCTCGGCGGGCGCCGGCGGCCAGGCTCGCGCCGGCGGTGGACAGGGCCAGTGCGGTCGCCTCGCCAATGCCCGAGGACGCTCCGGTGACCAGGATGACCTTTCCGGCGAGCGTGTCGTTCATGTCGTGTCCTTTCGTGGCCCACCTAAGCGGACCGGGTGGTCACCTTAGCCTAGCTCATAAGCGGACCGATTGGTCACCTTAGATAGAGTGGGCGCTGGAGGAAGGAGCGGCACATGGCCAGAACCGTCCCGTCGCGCAGTGACGCGGTGCGCAATCGGCGGCTGCTGCTGGACGCCGCGGCCCGGACGTTCGCCGAGCGCGGGGTCGAGGTGTCCATCGGGGAGATCGCGGAGTGCGCCGGGGTGGGCAAGGGCACGGTCTTCCGGCACTTCTCCTCCAAGGCCGATCTGCTCGCGGCGATCATGCTCGGCATGCTGGACGAGCTGGAGAGCACCGGGACCGCGCTGCTGGAGGACGACGATGCCGGGCGGGCGCTGCGGGAGTTCATGGCCGCCGGGGTGGAGATCTTCGTCAGGGACCGGGCGTTCTGCGAGGTCGTCGGCCGTCCGTCGCTGCAGAGCGAGCAGGTGCGGGAGGCGATCCAGCGGCTGCGCGACGTCGCGGAGGAGATCACCGACCGTGCCCGGCGGCAGGGGGCCGTGCGGCCGGACGTCACCGGCACCGATGTGGTCCTGCTGCTGACCGGCATCCAGCACACGGCGGCGCCGCTGCTGGACCATGAGCCGCAGGCCTGGCGGCGTTATCTCGAACTGGCCCTCGACGGGCTTTCCGCCGGCTCGCGGCCGGACCTGCCCTACCCGCCGCCGGGGCGGCTGTCGCTTGGTCCCGGCGTTTGAGTCCGCCCAGGATTCGTGTCGCCGCTTATGTGGTCAGGTACGGCTCCGGTCCTGAGCTGCTCGTCTTCGACCACGTCGGCATGCCGGACGCGGGGACTCAGGTGCCTGCGGGTGGTGTGAGGGGCGGCGAAGATCTGGTGCGTGCCGTTCTGCGGGAGGTTTTTGAGGAGACGGGGCTTGGCGATGTCTCGGTTGTTCGGCGTGTTGCTGTTGAGGAGAAGCCGCATCCTTGCACTGGCGAGCCTCGCAAGACGTCGTTTTTTCATCTTGTCGCGGGGGCGTCCGTGGCGGATGCGTGGGAGCACGTGGTGGACGGTGATGGCGGCGATGCGGGGTTGAGGTTTGCGTGCCGGTTCGTGGCGTTGCCGTTGGTGCGGCCGCTCGCGGACGACCAGGGGGCTTGGCTGGGGCTCATCGACCCGGCCTTCGGTCGTGAGCGTTGACGGCGGTAGGGTCGCCGGTGGCATGAACTGATGCGGGGTGCCCCTTCGTGGGGAGAATCGGGAAGCCGGTGTGAATCCGGCACGGGCCCGCCGCGGTGACCGGGGAGCTGCCGTCCACGCGCGTTTGCGCGGCCACTGGCCGGAAGGCTGGGAAGGCGGGCGGCCGGCGTCGATCCGGGAGTCCGAAGACCGGCCCCGCTCCACGCGGCCGCCCTGTGGCGGCCCGACGCAGCGGGAGCCTGCCATGGAGCTTTACGACGTCATCCACCGCCGCCGCGATGTGCGTGCCGAGTTCACCGGTGCGCCCATTGCCCGGGACGTTCTCGACCGGGTGCTCGCGGCGGCGCATGCCGCGCCGAGCGTGGGGCTGTCGCAGCCCTGGGATTTCATTCTGGTGAGGGATGCCCGGCTTCGGCGTGCCTTTCATGAGCATGTCGAGGGGGAGCGGGCCGTATTCGCTCGCGGTCTGCGTGGGGACGCCGCTGAGCGGTTCGCGAAGATCAAGATTGATGGGGTTCTGGAGTCTTCCCTTTCCGTTGTGGTCACTTACGACGCCGCTCGGGGCGGGCCTGCGGTTCTGGGACGGCACGCGATCGCGGACGCGGGGCTGTACTCGGTCTGCCTGGCCATTCAGAACCTGTGGCTGGCCGCTACGGCGGAGGGCCTCGGCGTGGGGTGGGTGTCGTTCTACCGGGAGGCCTATCTGCGTGAGTTGCTCGGCATTCCGGTGGACGTTCGTCCGGTCGCCTGGCTGTGTCTTGGGCCGGTCAGCCGTCTGCAACCCGCTCCGGATCTCGAACGGCACGGGTGGCGGCAGCGGCGGGCACTGGACGCCGCTGTTCACCTTGACCGGTGGGCGGGGCGGTCTTGAGGCGGATCGCCATGTGGGCCAGGAAGGCCATGCCGGCCAGCAGGTAGCAGTTGGCGATCGGGGTCAGGAAGATGTGGAAGCCGTATTGGAGCGGGTGGCCGTTGTGGGGCGTCCACCAGAGGGGTGAGAGCGCGAAGAGGACGTAGGCGGCCAGGGCGGTTTTGCGGTTGCCGTTTCTGAGGAGTACCGCCAGGGCCGGGACGATCCATACCCAGTGGTGCGCCCAGGAGATGGGGGAGACCAGTAGGCCGGTGGCCCCTGTTACCGCCGTTGCGGCCAGCCAGTCGCCCCGCCTGGCCCATAGGACGGCGATCGCCAGGCCGATCGCGCCGATCGTCAGGGGGATGGCGGTGTACCAGTCGCCTACTTCGGCCGTCCCGCGCAATATGCGGGTCAGCGTGCCGTAAGGGGATTGATTGCTGATGTACGGGACGCCCACGCGGGACGTGTCGTAGAAAGTGTCCAGCCAATAGACGCGGGACGCTTCCGGGGCGATGGCGTAGGCGAGCAGGGTGCAGGCGGCGAAGGTCGCCGTCGCGGTCACGGCGTCTCTCGTGCGCCTTGTCAGCAGGAGCAGGACGACGAAGACGGCCGGGGTCAGTTTGATCGCGGTCGCGATGCCGATGGCGATTCCGGCGGGGCGGCCCTGGGCGGCGCGGTGCATGTCGGCCAGGACCAGGGCCAGCAGGAAGAGGTTGACCTGGCCCAGGAAGAACGAGTGGTAGACCGGTTCCAATAGGAGGCCGGCCGCTACGACCGCGATGAGAGGAGCCCGCCGGCCGGTCAGTCTCAGAGCCGCCCGGCAGGCCCAGATGAAGGCGGCCAGCGCGGCGAATTGCCAGATCACGCGGGCCACGGTCAGGGGTAGCAGGGAGAGGGGAGTGAAGAGAGCGGCGAAGAACGGGGTGTTGGTGAACCAGTGGTCGGCCAGTTGTTCCGTGTAGAGGCGGGTGCCGTCTGCTATGGCGTCCCCGCCCAGCCAGTAGATGCGGAAATCCAGTGAGTCGTAGGCGAGAGAGAAAATTGCTATTGCCGCGACTTCGATGGCCAAGAGCAGTGGCACCCAGCGTTTCATGCGGATAACGGTGTCGGTGGGCCCGGTTTTCGCGCATCGGGCCGTCGCACACATTCGCGGAACGCCCGTTAGCCCACGGGATTACGCCTGCGGGCCAATGTGTGGGGGAACGGCCGGCGGTTACGATCGGCGCATGTCAGCCCGAGTGCGCCGCCTCAGCGGGGCGGTTCTCCTCTGGTCGGGAGCCGCTCTCTATCCCGGCGTCCTGTTCCTCGTCCTCTCCAGCGGGTGGCTCGTCTCGCCGGAAGTGGACATCCTGCTCTGCGCCGCCAGCACTGTGCTCGTCGCGGTGCTGCTGCGGCGGCATCCCCTCCCGGCCCACGCGATCCTGCTCTTCGCCTGGATCCTGGCCCTGGCGGAGACGGAGAACGGCGCCGTCGCGGGCGGGGAGATCCTGCTCACCGACCTCGCGGTCTGCTACATCGCCGCGACGCGTCGGCGCCGGGTCTCGGGTTCCGTGGCGGTCGTCACCGGCGTCCTGCAGCTCCTGTCCGTCACGGCGTTCCTGATGCCGGACGAGGTGCTCCTGCTCACCATCGTCCTGGCGATGGTCGTCGTGTGGATGACGGGGAACTCCATCCGGGTGCGGCGCGCGCACGCCGAGGAGATGCGCGAGCGGGAGACCGCGCAGGCCGTCGCCGCCGAGCGGCTCCGGATCGCCCGCGAGCTGCACGACATGGTCGCGCACAGCATCGGGATCATCGCGATCCAGGCGGGCGTGGGCGGACGGGTGATCGAGACGCAGCCGGCGGAGGCCCGCAACGCGCTGGGCGCGATCGAGGCCACCAGCCGCGACACCCTGTCGGGGCTGCGGCGGATGCTGACCGCGCTCCGCGCCGACGATCCCGCGCCGCTCGGCCCCGCCCCGGGCCTGGCCGACCTCGACGGGCTGGCGGCGGCGACCGCGGACGCCGGGGTCGAGGTCGACATCCGCCGGACGGGGGAGCCGCGGGCGCTCCCGCCGGACGTCGACCTCTCGGCCTACCGGATCGTCCAGGAGGCGGTCACGAACGTCGTCCGGCACGCGGGCACGGACCAGTGCCGGGTGACGATCGACTACCGCGAGGGTGAGCTCGCGATCGAGGTGGCGGACGAGGGGCGCGGCGGCGTGGTCGGCGCCGGGTACGGCCTCGTCGGGATGCGGGAGCGGGTCGCGCTGCTGCGCGGCGAGTTCGCCGCCGGGCCGTGCCCCGCGGGCGGGTTCCGGGTGGCGGCCCGCATCCCGGCGCCGGCGGCGGCATGACGATCCGCGTCGTGCTGGCCGACGACCAGCCGCTCATCCGCGCCGGGCTGCGCGTGCTGATCGCCGACACCCCGGACCTGGAGATCGTCGGCGAGGCCGGAACCGGCCGCGAGGCGGTCGACCTGGTCGAGGACCTCCGGCCCGACGTCGTCGTCATGGACATCCGCATGCCCGACATGGACGGCATCGAGGCCACCCGCCGCATCACCGGGGCGCACGTCATCATGCTGACCACGTTCGACGACGACGAGTACGTGTACGGCTCGCTGAAGGCGGGTGCGAGCGGCTTCCTGGTCAAGGACATGGCGCTGGAGGAGATCCTCGCGGCGATCCGCGTCGTCGCGGGCGGGGACGGGCTGATCGCGCCCGGCGTCACCAAGCGGCTGATCGAGGAGTTCGCCGCCCGTCCCGAACCCGCCGCGGCGCCGGAGCGGGCCGAGCCGCGGCAGGTCGCCGGGATCACCGACCGCGAGCGCGAGGTGCTGGCCCTGGTCGGGCGCGGCCTGTCCAACCAGGAGATCGCCGACGAGCTCTACATCAGCGTCGCCACGGCGAAGGCGCACGTCGCGCGGCTGCTGGCGAAGCTGGCCGCCCGCGACCGGGTCCAGCTGGTCATCATCGCCTACGAGCTGGGCCTCGCCGGGCCCCCTACCAGCGGTAGTACTACCTGACGTGGTGACCTCGGTATCGGTCGGATAACCTTGAAGCCGTGAAGGGTCTGGGAGAGCTTGAACGCACGGTCATGGAGGTCCTGTGGGCGCGGGAGGACGCCGGCCACGAGGCGGCGACCGCCCGTGACGTGAGCCGTGCGCTCGCCGGCGACCGGGACCTCGCCCACACCACGGTCATGACCGTGCTGGACAGGCTCGCCAAGAAGGACTTCCTGGAGCGCGAGCGCGACGGCCGCGCCTGGCGCTACCACCCGGTCGCGAGCCGGGAGATGTACGTGACCGAGCTCATGCTGGGCGCGCTGAACGAGACCGGCGACCGGGACGCGGCGCTCGCGCACTTCGTCCGGTCCGTGTCCCGGGACGAGATCGACGTGATCCGGGAGACCCTCGCGGGCCTCACGAGTAAGGAACCACCGGCATGACCGGCGCCGCCCTGCTCGCCTTGATCTCTCTCGGGACCGTCGGCGGGGCGCACTTCCTGTCCCGCGCTCGGTGGACGTGGCGAGCGCCGCGCATCGGTATCGCGCTCTGGCAGGCCCTGGGGCTGTGCTGGGGCGTCGCCACCATCGGAGCGCTGCTCGGCCTCGCCCTCCTCCCGTACCGCAAGGGCGTCCTCGGCGGGCTGCCCGGCCTCTACGACGACCAGGCGGCGCGGCTCGGCGCCGTGCAGGTCGCGGCGCTGCTCGGCGCGATCAGCCTGGCGGGCGTGCTGCTGGTCATGCTGATGTTCGCGGTGGTCCGGGTGTTCCGGGCCCGGCGGCGGCACCGGGCGCTGCTCGCGCTGGTGTCGCGCCGCGACTCGTCCGTGCCCGGCACGCTCGTCCTCGATCATCCGGGCGCCGCCGCGTACTGCGTGCCGGGCGTCCGCTCGCACAAGGTCGTCGTCAGCGCCGGGACGCTGGAGCTGCTCGACCGCGGCGAGCTGGCCGCGGTCCTCGCGCACGAGCGCGCGCACGCGCGCGAGCGCCACGACCTGGTGCTGCTGCCCTTCACGTCGCTGCGCCAGGTGTTCCCGCAGTTCCACCTGGTCGGGCGGTGCCTGGACGCGGTGGAGCTGCTGATCGAGATGGCCGCCGACGACCGGGCCCGGCACCACCACCCGGCGCGCGAGCTGGCGACGGCGCTGCTGCGGTTCGCCGCCGCCCGCCCGGCCGCCGCCCCGTCCGGGACGCTCGGCGTCGCGCACGGCGACATCCCGGTGATGGCGCGGGTGAACCGCCTGCTGGAGCCGGAGCCGGTGTCGCGCCGCATGCGCCTCGCCGCGTCGGTCGCCGTCCCGGTCATCGCCGGCCTTCCGCTGCTGCTTCTCGTCCTGCCCCACTAGCCGGCCCGGGCCCCGCCGGAGCGGTGGCCTGGGGCTTCGGGCGGTGCAGGACGAGAAGGGACACCGCCAGCGCGGCCACCAGGAGCCCGGCGGAGACGCCGAACGCCAGGTGGTAGCCGCCGGTGAGGGCGTGGGCGGCGTCCTGCCCGTCCGCGCGGAGGGTCTCGGTGCGGGACGCGGCGAGCGTCGTCAGGACCGCGACGCCCAGCGCCATCCCCACCTGCTGGACGGTGTTGAACACCCCCGACGCGAGGCCCGCGTCCTGCGGGCGGGCGCTCGACATGCCGAGCCCGGTCAGAGACGGCAGGACGAGCCCGGCGCCCGCGACCAGCACGAACACCGGGAGCAGGTCGGTGGCGTAGTCAGCGTCCACCGGGACGGTCGTCAGCCACGCCATCGCGCCGACCAGCAGCACCAGGCCCGCCATCAGCACGAACCGCTCACCGAGCCGGTTCGACAGCCGCGCCGACACCAGCAGCGACACCGCGCCGATCGCGACGGCGGCCGGGAGCATCGCCAGGCCCGTGTCCAGCGCGCTGTAGCCGAGCACCTGCTGCATGTAGAGGGCGACGACCACCTGGAACGAGAACATCGCCGACAGGGTGAGCAGCTGGACGGCGTACGCGCCGGCCACGTTCCGCGAGCGCAGGATCCGCAGCGGCATCAGCGGGGTCGCCGCCCGCGCCTGCCGGACGGCGAACCCGGCGAGCAGCAGCAGCGCCACCGCGCCGAGGCCCAGCGTGTGGGGCGAGATCCAGCCGTGGCCCTCGACCTTCACGACCGTGTAGATGCCGAGCATCAGCCCGGAGGTGACCAGCAGGGCCCCGGCGATGTCGGCGCCGGCGGACAGGCCGAGCCCGCGGTCGCGGGGCAGGGCGGGGAGCGCCAGCAGGATCGTGGCGAGGCCGATCGGCAGGTTGATCAGGAAGATCCAGTGCCAGCTCAGCGCGTCGGTGAGCACGCCGCCGAGGACCTGCCCGATGGACGCGCCCGCCGCGCCGGTGAAGCTGAAGATGCCGATCGCCGTCGCCCGCTCGCGCGGGTCGGTGAACAGCGTCACGAGGATGCCGAGGACGACGGCCGTGGCGAGCGCTCCGCCGACGCCCTGCAGGAGGCGGGCGGCGATCAGCACGCCGGACGTGGTGGCCGCCCCGGCGAGCGCGGAGGCCGCCGTGAACACCGCGTTCCCGGCGAGGAACAGCGTCTTGCGGCCGACGAGGTCGCCGAGCCGGCCGGCGAGGAGCAGCAGGCCGCCGAGCGGGATCAGGTAGGCGTTCATGATCCAGCTGAGCCCGGCGGGGGAGAAGCCGAGGTCGGCCTGGATGGCGGGGGCGGCGACGGTGACGATGCTGCCGTCGAGGATCGCCATCAGCATGGTCGCCGACAGCACGCCGAGCGCGGCCCAGCGGGACCGCGGCAGGGTGGAAGGGGTCGTCTCCTTGTCCATGGAGCGACCGTAGCAGATGGTTTTGTTATAGACGATCCTTCGTGGATCTATTTTTGGCCCTGTCGGACGCGCCGGGCCGGCCGGCCGGTCTCGACGGGGGTCGACAGATGCCCGGTGACCAGGGTGTTCAGGGCGCGGACGAGCACCTCCCGCTCGCCGTCCGGCAGCGACCCGAGGGCGGCCGCGTGCACGCCGTCCACGATCCGCTGGCTCTCCGCCGCGACCCGCGCGCCCTCCTCGGTCACCGCGATGATCCGCGCGCGGCGGTCGGTGGACGACGGCCGGCGCTCGGCGAGGCCCGCCTTCTCCAGGGCGTCCACGGTCACGACCATGGTCGTCTTGTCCATGTCGCCGATCTCGGCGAGCTGGATCTGGGTGCGCTCCTCCTCCAGCGCGTGGACGAGGACGCAGTGCATGCGCGGCGTCAGCCCGATCTCGGCGAGCGCCGCCGTCATCCGGGTGCGCAGCACGTGGCCGGTGCGGTCGAGCAGGAACGACAGGTCCGTCGTCGTCCGGCTGGGGGCCATCGAAGTCATGCCTCCAGCCTACCCAACTTGTTCTGTTGCGGATTATCTGCTAGAGGCCGCATGCCGTCGTCTATGCTGGAGGCATGAACCGCGTATGTCTGGGCTGGTGGCCGTCCTAGGACGGCCGACGCTCACGCATGCCACAGGGCCGTCCGCTGGACGGCCCTTCTGCTTCTCGGTGACCGGGGCCGGTCCGGCGGGACGGCCGCCCGCCCAGCCCCACCGAGGAGAGACCATGGAGACCACCGCCGCCACCACCGTCACCACCGCTGAAGCGCGCGGTCGCGAGCTGGAGCAGCAGATCGCCGCCGACCCCGGCGCGTTCCGCATCCTGACCGGCGACCGCCCCACCGGGCCGCTGCATCTCGGCCACTACTTCGGCACCCTCGCCAACCGCGTGCGCCTGCAGCGGGCCGGCGTCGAGCTGTTCGTGCTCGTCGCCGACTACCAGGTGCTCACCGACCGGGACGTCGCCGACCGCCTGTCGGAGTACGTCGAGGGCCTGGTCGCCGACTACCTGGCCGCCGGGATCGACCCGTCCGCCGCGACCGTATTCCGGCACAGCGCCGTCCCGGCCCTGAACCAGCTCATGCTGCCGTTCCTGTCGCTGGTGTCGGTGCCG
It encodes:
- a CDS encoding MFS transporter; translation: MDKETTPSTLPRSRWAALGVLSATMLMAILDGSIVTVAAPAIQADLGFSPAGLSWIMNAYLIPLGGLLLLAGRLGDLVGRKTLFLAGNAVFTAASALAGAATTSGVLIAARLLQGVGGALATAVVLGILVTLFTDPRERATAIGIFSFTGAAGASIGQVLGGVLTDALSWHWIFLINLPIGLATILLALPALPRDRGLGLSAGADIAGALLVTSGLMLGIYTVVKVEGHGWISPHTLGLGAVALLLLAGFAVRQARAATPLMPLRILRSRNVAGAYAVQLLTLSAMFSFQVVVALYMQQVLGYSALDTGLAMLPAAVAIGAVSLLVSARLSNRLGERFVLMAGLVLLVGAMAWLTTVPVDADYATDLLPVFVLVAGAGLVLPSLTGLGMSSARPQDAGLASGVFNTVQQVGMALGVAVLTTLAASRTETLRADGQDAAHALTGGYHLAFGVSAGLLVAALAVSLLVLHRPKPQATAPAGPGPASGAGREAAAEGRR
- a CDS encoding MarR family winged helix-turn-helix transcriptional regulator, with protein sequence MTSMAPSRTTTDLSFLLDRTGHVLRTRMTAALAEIGLTPRMHCVLVHALEEERTQIQLAEIGDMDKTTMVVTVDALEKAGLAERRPSSTDRRARIIAVTEEGARVAAESQRIVDGVHAAALGSLPDGEREVLVRALNTLVTGHLSTPVETGRPARRVRQGQK